The following are from one region of the Streptomyces rubrogriseus genome:
- a CDS encoding MerR family transcriptional regulator has product MTHATDGTRRIGALARETGLSIRTLRYYDRLGLLTPSARTEGGHRCYDAGDVRRLHRVLALRGFGLPLARIRAVLDAEPDHDPAELIRRQLGVVEERLRQTAELRIRLLGVLGALDAAADGSSEALLGVIEEMTAVERPLTPEQVAGLGEARRRWAESLGEEELRALHHRRAEIFATMGEDERRRLTDRRRRAFAQP; this is encoded by the coding sequence ATGACGCACGCGACCGACGGAACCCGGCGCATCGGCGCACTCGCGCGGGAGACCGGGCTGAGCATCCGCACCCTGCGCTACTACGACCGGCTCGGCCTGCTCACCCCGTCCGCCCGCACCGAGGGCGGCCACCGCTGCTACGACGCCGGCGACGTCCGGCGTCTGCACCGCGTCCTGGCGCTGCGCGGTTTCGGGCTTCCGCTGGCCCGGATCCGCGCGGTGCTGGACGCCGAACCGGACCACGATCCGGCGGAGCTGATCCGGCGGCAGCTCGGCGTCGTCGAGGAGCGGCTGCGGCAGACGGCCGAGCTGCGGATCCGGCTGCTGGGTGTGCTGGGCGCGCTGGACGCCGCCGCGGACGGCTCGTCCGAGGCCCTGCTGGGCGTGATCGAGGAGATGACCGCCGTGGAACGTCCCCTGACCCCGGAGCAGGTCGCCGGTCTCGGCGAGGCGCGCCGCCGCTGGGCCGAGTCGCTCGGCGAGGAGGAGTTGCGTGCTCTGCACCACAGGCGTGCGGAGATCTTCGCCACGATGGGCGAGGACGAGCGGCGCCGGCTGACGGACCGGCGGCGCCGGGCGTTCGCGCAGCCCTGA
- a CDS encoding energy-coupling factor ABC transporter permease — MHIAEGFLPPAHAIAWGVASAPFVVHGVRSLTREVREHPESTLLLGASGAFTFVLSALKLPSVTGSCSHPTGTGLGAILFRPPIMAVLGTITLLFQALLLAHGGLTTLGANVFSMAIVGPWAGYGVYRLLRRFDVPLMVTVFFGAFVADLSTYCVTSVQLALAFPDPSSGFLGALGKFGSIFAVTQIPLAVSEGLLTVIVMRLLVQSSKGELTRRGVLLTRSGERKQEAVAR; from the coding sequence ATGCACATAGCCGAGGGCTTTCTGCCACCGGCGCACGCGATCGCCTGGGGTGTCGCGTCCGCGCCGTTCGTCGTCCACGGAGTCCGGTCACTCACCCGTGAGGTCAGGGAGCACCCGGAGAGCACCTTGCTCCTCGGTGCCTCCGGAGCCTTCACGTTCGTCCTGTCGGCCCTGAAGCTGCCGTCCGTCACCGGGAGTTGCTCGCACCCGACCGGCACCGGTCTGGGCGCGATCCTGTTCCGGCCGCCGATCATGGCGGTCCTGGGCACCATCACCCTGCTCTTCCAGGCGCTGCTGCTCGCCCACGGCGGGCTGACCACGCTCGGCGCCAACGTCTTCTCGATGGCGATCGTCGGTCCCTGGGCCGGGTACGGCGTCTACCGGCTGCTGCGCCGCTTTGACGTGCCGTTGATGGTCACCGTGTTCTTCGGCGCGTTCGTCGCCGACCTGTCCACGTACTGCGTGACCAGCGTGCAGCTGGCGCTGGCCTTCCCGGACCCGAGCAGCGGGTTCCTGGGCGCGCTCGGCAAGTTCGGCTCGATCTTCGCCGTCACGCAGATTCCGCTGGCGGTGAGCGAGGGCCTGCTCACGGTGATCGTGATGCGGCTGCTCGTGCAGTCCAGCAAGGGCGAACTGACCCGGCGCGGAGTGCTGTTGACCCGGTCCGGCGAGCGGAAGCAGGAGGCGGTGGCCCGATGA
- a CDS encoding energy-coupling factor ABC transporter substrate-binding protein, whose protein sequence is MSRNARINALLLLAVAALAVLPLVLGLGDHKEEPFAGADAEAETAITEIEPDYEPWFSPLYEPPSGEIESALFALQAALGAGVLAYYFGLRRGRRQGEERAVAAAEAAAAPRDTPEGD, encoded by the coding sequence ATGAGCCGCAACGCGAGGATCAACGCCCTGCTGCTGCTCGCCGTGGCCGCGCTGGCGGTGCTGCCGCTGGTGCTGGGGCTCGGCGACCACAAGGAGGAGCCGTTCGCCGGGGCCGACGCGGAGGCGGAGACGGCGATCACCGAGATCGAACCGGACTACGAACCGTGGTTCTCCCCGCTGTACGAACCCCCGTCCGGGGAGATCGAGTCGGCGCTGTTCGCCCTTCAGGCCGCGCTCGGCGCGGGCGTGCTGGCGTACTACTTCGGCCTGCGCCGGGGCCGACGGCAGGGCGAGGAGCGGGCGGTGGCGGCCGCCGAGGCCGCGGCGGCACCGCGGGACACCCCCGAAGGGGACTGA
- the cbiQ gene encoding cobalt ECF transporter T component CbiQ, with the protein MLPIDAAAHGSRWRRRHPVDKAVLGLGLTVLAISLPPWPGAALVLVTALTVLLGPAGVPARRLWRAYRVPLGFCVTGALPLLVQVGGPDGFLTAADGGAVRAGGLLLRTSAASLGVLLFAFTTPMSDLLPRLVRAGVPAPVVDVALVTYRMSFLLLDSVRRIRQAQAARLGHTTRAATWRSLGGLGATAFVRAFDRAARLQSGLAGRGYDGTLRVLVPEARVSVPFTAASVALLAALAALTLVLEGPLS; encoded by the coding sequence GTGCTGCCGATCGACGCGGCGGCGCACGGCAGTCGCTGGCGCCGCCGCCATCCCGTGGACAAGGCCGTGCTCGGTCTAGGCCTGACCGTGCTCGCGATCTCGCTGCCGCCCTGGCCGGGCGCGGCGCTGGTACTGGTGACGGCGCTGACGGTGCTGCTCGGCCCGGCGGGCGTGCCCGCGCGCCGGCTGTGGCGGGCGTACCGGGTGCCGCTGGGCTTCTGCGTGACGGGTGCGCTGCCGCTGCTGGTGCAGGTCGGGGGCCCGGACGGGTTCCTGACGGCGGCCGACGGCGGTGCGGTGCGCGCGGGTGGGTTGCTGCTGCGCACCTCGGCGGCCTCGCTGGGGGTGCTGCTGTTCGCGTTCACCACGCCGATGTCGGACCTGTTGCCGCGCCTGGTGCGGGCCGGGGTGCCCGCGCCGGTCGTGGACGTGGCGCTGGTGACGTACCGGATGAGTTTCCTGCTGCTGGACTCGGTGCGCCGGATCCGGCAGGCGCAGGCCGCGCGGCTCGGACACACCACCCGGGCGGCGACCTGGCGTTCGCTCGGCGGGCTCGGCGCCACCGCGTTCGTGCGGGCCTTCGACCGGGCGGCGCGGCTCCAGTCGGGGCTCGCCGGGCGCGGTTACGACGGCACCCTGCGTGTGCTGGTGCCCGAGGCCCGCGTGTCGGTGCCGTTCACGGCGGCGAGCGTCGCGCTCCTCGCGGCGCTGGCCGCCCTCACCCTCGTACTGGAAGGACCCCTGTCGTGA
- a CDS encoding ATP-binding cassette domain-containing protein, with protein MSGPAQPSEPAPALVALRGASFAYEEGPDVLTGLDFAVREGRALALLGRNGSGKTTLMRLLSGGLRPRTGALTLGGEPVTYDRKGLTRLRTTVQLVVQDPDDQLFAASVGQDVSFGPLNLGLPDAEVRSRVGEALAALDIAALAERPTHLLSYGQRKRTAIAGAVAMRPRVLVLDEPTAGLDPDGQERLLATLDGLRAGGTTVVMATHDVDLALRWSDDAALLTPDGVRTGPTAETLARTDLLRRAGLRLPWGVAATGLLRARGLLADSATGPRTAEELAALAE; from the coding sequence GTGAGCGGACCGGCGCAGCCCTCGGAACCGGCCCCGGCCCTGGTCGCCCTGCGGGGCGCGTCGTTCGCGTACGAGGAGGGTCCGGACGTGCTGACGGGCCTGGACTTCGCGGTGCGCGAGGGGCGCGCGCTGGCGCTGCTCGGGCGCAACGGCAGTGGCAAGACCACGCTGATGCGGCTGCTCAGCGGCGGACTGAGGCCGCGTACGGGGGCGTTGACGCTCGGCGGGGAGCCGGTGACCTACGACCGCAAGGGTCTGACCCGGCTGCGGACCACGGTGCAGCTGGTGGTGCAGGACCCGGACGACCAGCTCTTCGCGGCCTCGGTCGGCCAGGACGTGTCCTTCGGTCCGCTGAACCTGGGGCTGCCCGACGCGGAGGTGCGCTCCCGGGTCGGGGAGGCGCTCGCCGCGCTCGACATCGCGGCGCTGGCCGAGCGGCCCACGCACCTGCTGTCGTACGGGCAGCGCAAGCGGACCGCGATCGCCGGGGCGGTCGCGATGCGGCCCCGGGTGCTGGTCCTCGACGAGCCGACCGCGGGGCTCGACCCGGACGGGCAGGAGCGGCTGCTGGCCACCCTGGACGGGCTGCGCGCGGGCGGCACCACCGTGGTGATGGCCACCCACGACGTCGACCTCGCCCTGCGCTGGTCCGACGACGCCGCCCTGCTCACCCCGGACGGTGTGCGCACCGGCCCGACCGCCGAGACGCTGGCCCGCACCGACCTGCTGCGGCGGGCCGGGCTGCGGCTGCCCTGGGGCGTCGCGGCGACCGGGCTGCTGCGGGCGCGGGGCCTGTTGGCGGACTCGGCGACGGGCCCGCGTACGGCGGAGGAGCTGGCGGCGCTGGCCGAGTGA
- a CDS encoding MFS transporter, which produces MPLLATTPVEKMPGPYPRRWWALLVLCLSLLIVVMANTSLIVAAPDMTTDLGLSSSDLQWVIDGYTVPYAALMLVLGAIGDKYSRRGALVTGLVIFAGGSVMGSLVHETGLVIAARAVMGVGAAVVMPATLSLLVAVFPKGERARAITAWTATSGLAIAVGPLVAGWLLEDHAWGSTFLVNVPVAVLAVVGALVLVPPSRAAGMGRIDYVGGLLSIVSVGSLVYATIEGPHFGWGAGPVTAAVVAAVGLIGFVAWELRHPHPMLDVRRFLLRPFSGSMLAVLFFFFGTYGAIYYATQFLQFVLGFGALETGVRLLPLAGAVFVGAAVTGRLTPRLGVRAMVGSGMAIGTVGVFLLVLIDQGSTYADFLAPMLLLGLAIGLSVSPATDTIMGSFPESELGVGGGANDTALELGGSLGIAVLGSLLGTAYRDELAGLVGDRLPAAALDTAQDSVGGGLAVAERLATNPAAGPEQAQALADAVNKAFAHGVSTTSLVGGIIMAAGTLIVLAVLPGRRARAAQQAEEAREPEYSGSAS; this is translated from the coding sequence ATGCCCCTACTCGCCACCACCCCCGTCGAGAAGATGCCCGGGCCCTACCCCCGGCGCTGGTGGGCTCTCCTGGTGCTCTGCCTGAGCCTGCTGATCGTCGTCATGGCCAACACGTCCCTGATCGTGGCCGCCCCGGACATGACCACCGACCTGGGCCTGAGCAGCAGCGACCTGCAGTGGGTCATCGACGGCTACACCGTCCCGTACGCCGCGCTGATGCTGGTGCTGGGCGCGATCGGCGACAAGTACAGCCGCCGCGGCGCCCTGGTCACCGGTCTGGTGATCTTCGCGGGCGGTTCGGTGATGGGCAGCCTGGTGCACGAGACGGGGCTGGTCATCGCGGCCCGGGCGGTCATGGGCGTCGGCGCCGCCGTCGTCATGCCGGCCACGCTGTCCCTGCTGGTCGCGGTCTTCCCGAAGGGGGAACGGGCCCGCGCCATCACGGCCTGGACCGCCACCTCGGGACTGGCCATCGCGGTCGGGCCGCTGGTCGCCGGGTGGCTCCTGGAGGACCACGCCTGGGGCTCCACCTTCCTGGTCAACGTCCCCGTCGCGGTCCTCGCCGTGGTCGGCGCGCTGGTCCTCGTACCGCCGTCCAGGGCGGCCGGCATGGGCCGCATCGACTACGTCGGCGGCCTGCTGTCCATCGTCTCCGTGGGCAGCCTGGTCTACGCGACCATCGAGGGCCCGCACTTCGGCTGGGGCGCCGGCCCCGTCACCGCGGCCGTCGTCGCCGCCGTCGGCCTGATCGGCTTCGTGGCCTGGGAGCTGCGCCATCCGCACCCCATGCTGGACGTGCGCAGGTTCCTGCTGCGGCCCTTCAGCGGCTCCATGCTGGCGGTGCTGTTCTTCTTCTTCGGCACCTACGGCGCCATCTACTACGCCACGCAGTTCCTGCAGTTCGTGCTCGGCTTCGGCGCGCTGGAGACCGGCGTACGGCTGCTGCCGCTGGCCGGGGCCGTGTTCGTCGGCGCCGCGGTGACCGGGCGGCTGACCCCGAGGCTCGGCGTGCGGGCCATGGTCGGCTCCGGCATGGCGATCGGCACCGTCGGCGTCTTCCTGCTCGTCCTGATCGACCAGGGCTCAACCTACGCCGACTTCCTCGCCCCGATGCTGCTGCTGGGCCTCGCCATCGGCCTCAGCGTCTCCCCGGCCACCGACACCATCATGGGGTCCTTCCCGGAGAGCGAACTGGGCGTCGGCGGCGGCGCCAACGACACCGCCCTGGAACTCGGCGGCTCGCTGGGCATCGCCGTCCTGGGCTCCCTGCTCGGCACCGCCTACCGGGACGAACTGGCCGGCCTGGTGGGCGACCGTCTCCCGGCCGCCGCGCTGGACACCGCCCAGGACTCGGTGGGCGGCGGGCTGGCCGTCGCCGAGCGGCTCGCCACCAACCCGGCCGCCGGACCCGAGCAGGCGCAGGCCCTCGCCGACGCCGTGAACAAGGCCTTCGCCCACGGCGTCTCCACCACCAGCCTCGTCGGCGGCATCATCATGGCGGCCGGCACCCTGATCGTCCTCGCCGTCCTGCCCGGCCGCCGCGCCCGCGCCGCCCAGCAGGCGGAGGAAGCCCGGGAACCGGAGTACAGCGGCTCGGCGAGCTGA
- a CDS encoding TetR/AcrR family transcriptional regulator has product MTKPVAREPQRRNARSNRARILATARRELGRDPDTTLEELARAAGVVRRTLFGHFPGRAALLEALAEEASEVLRGAMAEAAGPDEPADRALAHFTLLMWSVGDRYRMLLALARHDLGVERVAEILAPARAEVTAILERGRQDGVFPAHLPPAVLSAGLEAMVVALLEQVNTGALEDDGTRTAVAMLIAAGVPERRALAVVEDVGPAVRAKSVPAE; this is encoded by the coding sequence GTGACCAAGCCCGTCGCCCGTGAGCCGCAGCGCCGCAACGCGCGGTCGAACCGGGCGCGCATCCTGGCCACCGCCCGCCGGGAGCTGGGGCGGGACCCGGACACCACGCTGGAGGAGCTGGCCCGCGCCGCAGGTGTCGTACGGCGCACCCTCTTCGGCCACTTCCCGGGGCGTGCGGCGCTGCTCGAGGCCCTCGCCGAGGAGGCGTCCGAGGTGCTGCGCGGCGCGATGGCCGAGGCGGCGGGACCGGACGAACCGGCCGACCGGGCGCTGGCGCACTTCACGCTGCTGATGTGGTCCGTGGGCGACCGCTACCGCATGCTGCTGGCCCTGGCCCGGCACGACCTGGGCGTGGAGCGCGTGGCCGAGATCCTGGCCCCGGCCCGCGCCGAGGTGACCGCCATCCTGGAGCGCGGCCGGCAGGACGGGGTCTTCCCGGCCCACCTGCCCCCCGCCGTGCTGAGCGCGGGACTCGAGGCGATGGTCGTCGCACTCCTGGAGCAGGTCAACACCGGTGCCCTCGAGGACGACGGCACCCGGACCGCCGTCGCCATGCTCATCGCGGCCGGTGTGCCGGAGCGGCGGGCGCTGGCCGTCGTCGAGGACGTGGGCCCGGCGGTGCGCGCGAAGTCCGTCCCGGCCGAGTAG
- a CDS encoding glycosyl hydrolase family 18 protein, with protein MFHRRRPPNRIRARIAALVTALLLPLAALTALAAPAQAAGTLTATFTSQSNGSGWTGKYVVHNNGTAASDGWTLEFDLPPGVSVSGHLYGEATVSGRHVTVENAYYNGRVPAGGTTEPYSYQFSATGPVGTPTGCTVNGDKCDGTPDVPPAAPGAPEATAVTAHTVALTWAAARPGDHPVTSYEVLKGTETVATTSGTSATVTDLTPATSYTFTVRATDKRGNVGPASEPLTVETVDPATDPTPPTAPGNPRATGKTATTVGLAWDRSTDNVAVAAYDIYRGGTLAKTVGADTTTATVDGLSPATAYTFTVKARDTADNSSAPSAAVKATTDDVAGEGKQLKVGYFVQWGIYGRQYFVKNLDTSGAAKQLDVVNYAFENLDPTSLTCQAGVTKGTSGNPQDPDEGTGAGDADADYARPMSAAQSVDGVADDGWGKLRGNLNQLKKLKAKYPHLKVVVSLGGWTYSKFFSDAAATPESRKKFVESCIDVWIKGNLPVYNGAGGPGTAAGIFDGIDIDWEWPGSEGHPGNHYGAQDKDNLTALLAEFRTRLDALGGEHKLLTAFTPADPAKIEAGWDLTKIFDSLDYANVQGYDFHGSGSDNSWEPNRTGHASNLYTDAEDPYPFHFSVENAIQTYLDAGVNPRKLTVGFPFYGRGWQGVTEGGVAGEWQAANGAAPGQFPAEAGVRGYSNLIGSYPSMTVHHDEESVSTFGYTGPGGQWWSFDDTWSIGKKTDWVKSKGLLGGFVWEMSGDTADGRLMTALDNGLE; from the coding sequence ATGTTCCACAGGCGCAGACCACCGAACAGGATCAGAGCGCGGATCGCCGCACTGGTGACCGCGTTGCTGCTGCCGCTCGCGGCGCTCACCGCGCTCGCGGCACCCGCCCAGGCGGCCGGAACGCTGACGGCGACCTTCACCTCCCAGAGCAACGGGTCCGGCTGGACGGGCAAATACGTCGTCCACAACAACGGCACGGCCGCCTCCGACGGCTGGACCCTGGAGTTCGACCTGCCGCCGGGCGTGTCCGTGAGCGGGCACCTCTACGGCGAAGCCACGGTCTCCGGCAGGCACGTGACCGTCGAGAACGCCTACTACAACGGCAGGGTCCCGGCGGGCGGCACCACCGAGCCCTACAGCTACCAGTTCTCGGCGACCGGCCCGGTCGGCACCCCGACCGGCTGCACCGTCAACGGCGACAAGTGCGACGGCACCCCCGACGTGCCGCCGGCCGCCCCCGGCGCGCCGGAGGCGACCGCGGTCACCGCGCACACGGTCGCGCTGACCTGGGCCGCGGCCCGGCCCGGCGACCACCCCGTCACCTCCTACGAGGTCCTGAAGGGCACGGAGACCGTCGCCACCACGAGCGGCACCTCCGCGACCGTCACCGACCTGACCCCGGCCACGAGTTACACCTTCACCGTCCGGGCCACCGACAAGCGCGGCAACGTCGGACCGGCCAGTGAACCGCTCACCGTCGAGACGGTGGACCCGGCGACCGACCCGACGCCGCCGACCGCGCCGGGCAACCCGCGCGCCACCGGCAAGACGGCCACCACCGTCGGCCTGGCCTGGGACAGGTCCACCGACAACGTGGCCGTGGCCGCCTACGACATCTACCGCGGCGGCACCCTGGCGAAGACCGTCGGGGCGGACACCACCACCGCCACGGTCGACGGACTCTCCCCGGCCACCGCCTACACCTTCACCGTCAAGGCCCGGGACACCGCCGACAACTCCTCGGCGCCCTCCGCGGCCGTGAAGGCGACCACCGACGACGTGGCCGGCGAGGGCAAGCAGCTCAAGGTCGGGTACTTCGTGCAGTGGGGCATCTACGGCCGCCAGTACTTCGTGAAGAACCTCGACACCTCCGGCGCGGCGAAGCAGCTGGACGTCGTCAACTACGCCTTCGAGAACCTCGACCCGACCAGCCTCACCTGCCAGGCCGGCGTCACCAAGGGCACCTCCGGCAACCCGCAGGACCCGGACGAGGGCACCGGCGCCGGTGACGCGGACGCCGACTACGCGCGGCCCATGTCCGCCGCCCAGTCCGTCGACGGGGTCGCCGACGACGGCTGGGGCAAGCTGCGCGGCAACCTCAACCAGCTGAAGAAGCTCAAGGCCAAGTACCCGCACCTCAAGGTCGTCGTGTCGCTCGGCGGCTGGACGTACTCGAAGTTCTTCTCGGACGCCGCCGCGACGCCGGAGTCCCGGAAGAAGTTCGTCGAGTCCTGCATCGACGTGTGGATCAAGGGCAACCTGCCCGTCTACAACGGCGCGGGCGGTCCCGGCACCGCGGCCGGCATCTTCGACGGCATCGACATCGACTGGGAGTGGCCGGGCTCCGAGGGCCACCCGGGCAACCACTACGGCGCCCAGGACAAGGACAACCTGACCGCCCTGCTCGCCGAGTTCCGCACCCGGCTCGACGCGCTCGGCGGCGAACACAAGCTGCTCACCGCGTTCACCCCGGCCGACCCGGCGAAGATCGAGGCAGGCTGGGACCTGACCAAGATCTTCGACTCCCTCGACTACGCCAACGTGCAGGGGTACGACTTCCACGGCTCGGGCAGCGACAACTCCTGGGAGCCCAACCGCACCGGGCACGCCTCCAACCTCTACACCGACGCGGAGGACCCCTACCCCTTCCACTTCAGCGTCGAGAACGCGATCCAGACGTATCTCGACGCCGGGGTCAACCCGCGCAAACTGACGGTCGGCTTCCCGTTCTACGGGCGCGGCTGGCAGGGCGTCACCGAGGGCGGCGTCGCCGGTGAGTGGCAGGCCGCGAACGGCGCGGCACCCGGCCAGTTCCCAGCGGAGGCCGGGGTCCGCGGCTACAGCAACCTGATCGGCAGCTACCCGTCCATGACCGTCCACCACGACGAGGAGTCGGTGTCCACCTTCGGCTACACCGGTCCGGGCGGCCAGTGGTGGTCCTTCGACGACACCTGGTCGATCGGGAAGAAGACAGACTGGGTCAAGTCCAAGGGCCTGCTGGGCGGCTTCGTCTGGGAGATGTCCGGCGACACGGCCGACGGCCGGCTCATGACCGCGCTGGACAACGGACTGGAGTGA
- a CDS encoding TIR domain-containing protein, with amino-acid sequence MGGGDGTRIDAFVSYSRAADSRLAPSIQRGLTRLAKKWYRTRALHVFRDQTDLSASHALGASIERALADARFFVLLASPAAAESKWVAKEIEFWQRDRTSDTFLIALTDGTIRWDDEAGDFDWSVTDALPRSLSGYFEAEPLWQDLTWSRDADRLSLWHAGFRDAVATLAAPIHGSTKRALDNAEVKEHRALLLVGALATALILILAVAFGIQYWFATAERDRANANARDATVMSAIQRAQVELANAETGYDVRAYGRLMAARSLAGRPSVEGAAYDAALDAAYSRPNLLRVTEVDSGPDGRAAMTVDGGRVAFGGKEQPTLWSPRTGRPSGPALEAAEMTDSRALALAFSRDGKRLAAAFETAVVLWDVASGKKISEFATDRRTTTSLALSPDGTTVAVAGGGLRIWDAVSGRRLGEPLGVTGDRVVFSPDGRKLAFDALDNGGPEVHVRDVGAEGADEVVIPYPHDVIGDIAFAPDGDALAVGTEDGGLRLWDPDSGEAAGRAMTGHRGAIRAIAFASGGSRIATAGADRSIRQWNPATGTPIGFPLTGHAGPVDFVAFSRGGSELVSLGEDATLRRWDARNALLPTGPDDASAPDALAVAPRGSKVAVGGSEGVRVFDPETGVQVATLDLPQGVLSLSYSPDGTSLLIVSPDALRLWEEGAEARTVTLDSSVGPVAGAAFMPYGRQIVVGSHAGKLLFEDLDAEATGTPSASIDIKCAAGHLAVSQDGMQVAYACDDTGGVADAEAGKVRTFQAEGRVTALVISPDGRTLILGTPDGTVWRLEHGAEAFVGVGVHRGAVQSVAYGPDGRWFASAGEDGSVAVYPHGAKEISARVPAHTGPVEAVAFSRDGSRLISLGADKAARVWHTFRDPAGDLCRRITYNMSESDWKKWISDSFDYRDQCAGKPRAHG; translated from the coding sequence ATGGGCGGCGGCGACGGCACGCGGATCGACGCCTTCGTGTCGTACAGCCGGGCAGCCGACTCCCGGCTCGCCCCGTCGATCCAGCGCGGGCTCACCCGCCTCGCCAAGAAGTGGTACCGCACCCGGGCACTGCACGTCTTCCGGGACCAGACGGATCTGTCCGCCTCCCACGCCCTCGGCGCCTCGATCGAGCGGGCGCTCGCCGACGCGCGATTCTTCGTGCTGCTCGCCTCACCGGCCGCCGCGGAGTCCAAGTGGGTGGCCAAGGAGATCGAGTTCTGGCAGCGCGACAGGACGAGCGACACCTTCCTCATCGCGCTGACCGACGGGACCATCAGGTGGGACGACGAAGCGGGGGACTTCGACTGGTCGGTGACCGATGCCCTGCCGCGGAGTCTGTCGGGCTACTTCGAGGCGGAACCGCTGTGGCAGGACCTCACCTGGTCCCGTGACGCGGACCGCCTCTCCCTGTGGCACGCGGGTTTCCGCGACGCGGTGGCGACACTGGCGGCTCCGATCCACGGTTCCACGAAACGCGCACTGGACAACGCCGAGGTCAAGGAGCACCGGGCCCTGCTGCTCGTGGGTGCGCTGGCTACGGCACTGATCCTCATCCTGGCCGTTGCCTTCGGGATCCAGTACTGGTTCGCGACGGCCGAAAGGGACCGGGCGAACGCGAACGCCCGTGACGCCACGGTGATGAGCGCGATCCAGCGGGCGCAGGTCGAGTTGGCCAATGCCGAGACGGGCTACGACGTCAGAGCCTATGGACGGCTGATGGCGGCACGGTCCCTCGCCGGGAGACCGTCGGTGGAGGGCGCCGCCTACGACGCCGCGCTCGACGCCGCCTACTCCCGCCCCAACCTGCTGCGGGTCACCGAAGTCGACAGCGGTCCCGACGGCCGGGCCGCCATGACGGTCGACGGCGGGCGGGTCGCCTTCGGAGGGAAGGAGCAGCCGACGCTCTGGAGTCCCCGCACCGGCCGCCCTTCCGGGCCCGCCCTGGAAGCCGCGGAAATGACGGATTCCAGGGCGCTCGCCCTCGCGTTCTCGCGTGACGGGAAACGTCTTGCCGCGGCCTTCGAAACGGCCGTCGTGCTCTGGGACGTGGCGTCCGGGAAGAAGATCAGCGAATTCGCCACGGACCGCCGCACCACCACTTCCCTGGCGCTCAGTCCCGACGGGACGACCGTCGCCGTGGCCGGGGGAGGCCTGCGGATCTGGGACGCCGTCAGCGGAAGGCGCCTCGGAGAACCCCTGGGCGTGACGGGCGACCGGGTCGTCTTCAGCCCCGACGGCCGAAAGCTCGCCTTCGACGCGCTCGACAACGGGGGGCCCGAGGTCCACGTCCGAGACGTCGGTGCGGAGGGCGCCGACGAGGTCGTCATCCCGTACCCGCACGACGTGATCGGCGACATCGCCTTCGCGCCCGACGGGGATGCCCTCGCCGTCGGTACCGAAGACGGCGGACTGCGCCTCTGGGACCCGGACTCCGGTGAGGCGGCGGGCCGGGCCATGACCGGTCACCGGGGCGCGATCCGGGCCATCGCCTTCGCCTCCGGCGGCTCCCGCATCGCCACGGCGGGGGCGGACAGGTCGATCCGCCAGTGGAACCCGGCGACCGGGACCCCGATCGGTTTTCCGCTCACCGGCCACGCGGGTCCCGTCGACTTCGTCGCGTTCTCGCGCGGCGGAAGCGAACTGGTCTCGCTCGGGGAGGACGCGACACTGCGCCGCTGGGACGCACGGAACGCCCTGCTGCCAACCGGGCCCGACGACGCGAGCGCCCCGGACGCCCTCGCCGTCGCCCCCCGCGGGTCGAAGGTGGCGGTCGGCGGCAGCGAAGGGGTGCGCGTCTTCGACCCGGAGACCGGCGTCCAAGTGGCGACACTGGACCTCCCGCAGGGTGTCCTGAGCCTGTCCTACTCGCCCGACGGCACCTCCCTGCTGATCGTGAGCCCCGACGCTCTGCGGCTGTGGGAGGAGGGGGCCGAGGCGCGCACGGTCACCCTCGACTCCTCCGTCGGTCCGGTCGCCGGCGCGGCCTTCATGCCCTACGGCCGGCAGATCGTGGTCGGCTCGCATGCGGGAAAGCTCCTCTTCGAAGACCTCGACGCCGAGGCCACCGGTACGCCCAGCGCCTCGATCGACATCAAGTGCGCGGCGGGGCATCTCGCCGTCAGCCAGGACGGGATGCAGGTCGCGTACGCCTGCGACGACACGGGAGGCGTCGCCGACGCCGAGGCCGGAAAAGTGCGGACCTTCCAGGCCGAGGGCCGGGTCACCGCCCTGGTGATCAGCCCGGACGGGCGCACTCTGATCCTCGGCACCCCGGACGGCACGGTCTGGCGGCTGGAGCACGGTGCCGAAGCCTTCGTAGGAGTCGGGGTGCACCGGGGGGCGGTGCAATCGGTCGCCTACGGTCCCGACGGCCGCTGGTTCGCCTCGGCGGGCGAAGACGGCTCCGTCGCCGTCTACCCCCACGGAGCCAAGGAGATCTCCGCCCGCGTCCCCGCCCACACCGGTCCCGTCGAGGCCGTCGCCTTCAGCCGGGACGGCAGCCGTCTCATCTCCCTGGGGGCCGACAAGGCGGCCCGGGTCTGGCACACGTTCCGGGACCCGGCGGGTGACCTGTGCCGGCGGATCACCTACAACATGTCCGAGTCCGACTGGAAGAAGTGGATCTCGGACAGCTTCGACTACCGGGACCAGTGCGCGGGCAAGCCCCGAGCGCACGGTTGA